The Rickettsia endosymbiont of Gonocerus acuteangulatus nucleotide sequence AAGAATTATCTAATAATTTTTTAGAAGAACAAGAAGACCTGAAAGATGATAATTCTCCATTCTTCGATGTAAAATATATTTGCCAAGCAAGCCTGTTAATTACTGATTCTATCCGTAAAGGATATGATGTTACGCAATTGCCAAACGGTGATGTTAATGTTACAGAAGTAAGAATAGTAAATGTTTATTATAATTGGAACTCCGAAAAAGGAAAATTTGTTAAAACTAATCAGATAGAATTTGATAATAGCAAAGGCGGATAATTAAATCAAATACAGAAATTTATTAGTTATGGTTTCGTAATATATGTTTGATCAAGTATTATTATCAAGAATTCAGTTTGCTTTTACCATAAGCTTTCATATCATATTTCCGGCATTTACTATAGGTCTTGCAAGCTTTCTGACAATCATTGAGGGGTTATGGTTAAAAACAGGAAAAACTGTTTACCAAGAAATATATAAATTCTGGGTAAAGATTTTTGCAGTTACTTTTGGTATGGGCGTAGTTTCTGGCGTTGTAATGTCCTATCAATTTGGTACTAATTGGTCAAATTTTTCTGATAAGGTCGGCAACGTGCTTGGTCCATTACTCGGCTTTGAGGTTTTCACCGCTTTCTTTTTAGAGTCTTCCTTTCTTGGTATCATGTTGTTTGGCTTTAATAAAGTCAGCAAAAAAGTACATTTTATTTCTACTTTAATAGTTGCTATTGGTACTGTTATTTCAGCTTTTTGGATACTTTCAGCTATTAGCTGGATGCACACACCTACTGGCTTTGAAGTTAGGGATGATGGGCTTTTTTATCCTTTAAATTGGCTTGAAATTATCTTCAACCCCTCTTTCCCATATCGTTTTCTTCATATGCTTACGGCAGCTTACTTAACTACTTCATTTGTTGTTGGCGGCGTAGGGAGCTTTTATTTGCTAAATAATCGCTATAAAGAACATGCTAAAATTATGCTTTTTATGGCAGTATTAATGGCACTATTTGTTGCTCCTGTTCAAGTATTTATTGGTGATCAGCATGGCTTAAATACTCTTAAATATCAGCCTGTTAAAGTTTTGGCTATGGAAGGAATTTGGGACACAGAAAAAGGGGTAGCTTTAAATATTATTGGCTTTCCAGACAAAGAAGAGGAAAGAACAAAATATGCCATACAAATACCATATGCTAGTAGCTTAATCTTAACTCATAGTTTAGATGGTGAAATAAAAGGACTAAAAGAATGGTCAAAAGATGAACGCCCACCTGTTGCTACAGTATTTTATAGTTTCCGTATTATGGTCGGGATTGGTTTTTTAATGGTATTTACTGGCATCGCCGGATTATATCTTTATTTAAAGAAAAGATTATATAATGCTAAATGGTTTCAATATTGGTATATGTTAATGTCACCTTCAGGCTTTATTGCAGTACTTGCCGGTTGGTTTGTTACTGAAGTAGGCAGACAACCTTATATTGTCTATAATATTTTAAGAACTGCTGACATGGCATCACCAGTGCTAGGTAAATATGTGTTTATTTCTTTGATGGCGTTTATAGTAGTATATACGATTGTTTTCGGGGCAGGAATGTATTATATATTACGCCTAATCAAGCAAGGAATAAAAGTCATAGATAATTCAGAAACATACGGAAAACTTGGTTTAAATAATCCTTTCTAAATTTCTGCTTTCAGCTTTTTTCATTTCTGCCTTTTTTAAGGTATTAGCTTCGATCATAAGCCATTTTAAGCGGTCTTCATAAGCGTTTCGCTCTTCCTCGTTAAAATTCATAACTTCAAGTACAGTTAAGGCTTTCTTTAAAACTTTATTATCTAGTTTTTTTGGCAACTTATCTTTATTTAATAAATCATGGCGAGTTAAAAAAGCTAGTCATATATCAAGAGAATCTTTAACCTTTTTTACTATATCTGTTAGCTCTTCTTTAGCATTAGTAAATTTATTTAGTTCTATTGTATGTAACTCTATATCTTCAAAATATACTAAGCCGGTTACTCTATCTCTTAACTCAAAGGCACTATGATAGTTTGCAGTATTCGGAATACTAGTAAAATTTAGTATATGAATACCTATTGTTTTATTTAATTTTGAATAGTCATCACTG carries:
- a CDS encoding cytochrome ubiquinol oxidase subunit I, which gives rise to MFDQVLLSRIQFAFTISFHIIFPAFTIGLASFLTIIEGLWLKTGKTVYQEIYKFWVKIFAVTFGMGVVSGVVMSYQFGTNWSNFSDKVGNVLGPLLGFEVFTAFFLESSFLGIMLFGFNKVSKKVHFISTLIVAIGTVISAFWILSAISWMHTPTGFEVRDDGLFYPLNWLEIIFNPSFPYRFLHMLTAAYLTTSFVVGGVGSFYLLNNRYKEHAKIMLFMAVLMALFVAPVQVFIGDQHGLNTLKYQPVKVLAMEGIWDTEKGVALNIIGFPDKEEERTKYAIQIPYASSLILTHSLDGEIKGLKEWSKDERPPVATVFYSFRIMVGIGFLMVFTGIAGLYLYLKKRLYNAKWFQYWYMLMSPSGFIAVLAGWFVTEVGRQPYIVYNILRTADMASPVLGKYVFISLMAFIVVYTIVFGAGMYYILRLIKQGIKVIDNSETYGKLGLNNPF
- a CDS encoding DUF2671 domain-containing protein; the protein is MQEKELSNNFLEEQEDLKDDNSPFFDVKYICQASLLITDSIRKGYDVTQLPNGDVNVTEVRIVNVYYNWNSEKGKFVKTNQIEFDNSKGG